In Desulfovibrio sp. UCD-KL4C, a single genomic region encodes these proteins:
- the rfbB gene encoding dTDP-glucose 4,6-dehydratase, with the protein MRLLVTGGCGFIGTNFLYLMQERHPDWKIINLDKLTYAGNRKNLLAIENNIDTDYHFVHGDICDKQFVANLIEEYKIEAVVNFAAESHVDRSINDPAPFLTTNIQGAQNLMECARQAGIEKFVHVSTDEVYGTLSKNDPAFTEMTPLTPNSPYSASKAGADLMARAYFETYNFPISITRCSNNYGPYQFPEKLIPLMFIKISAGEQLPIYGDGTNIRDWIYVDDHCTGVELTLLNGHPGRAYNFGGAAEKTNLELVRELLTILGKDESLITFVKDRPGHDQRYAMDFTMAQNELGFSPSVTFTEGIRKTIKWYQDNTLWLEEVKSGSYRDFMAEWYGDRK; encoded by the coding sequence ATGAGACTTCTTGTTACTGGCGGATGCGGTTTTATCGGAACCAATTTTTTATACCTGATGCAGGAGCGCCATCCGGACTGGAAGATTATCAATCTGGATAAGCTAACCTATGCCGGAAACAGAAAGAATCTACTTGCTATTGAAAATAACATCGATACCGATTACCACTTCGTCCATGGTGATATCTGTGATAAACAATTTGTCGCAAATCTTATTGAAGAGTATAAAATTGAAGCTGTAGTAAACTTCGCTGCTGAATCACATGTGGATAGATCTATAAACGATCCGGCCCCATTTTTAACAACCAATATCCAAGGTGCGCAAAATCTTATGGAATGCGCCCGTCAGGCCGGCATAGAAAAATTTGTCCACGTCTCAACCGATGAAGTATACGGGACTCTTAGCAAAAATGATCCTGCTTTCACAGAGATGACCCCACTCACCCCGAATAGTCCCTATTCAGCATCTAAAGCAGGTGCCGACCTTATGGCCCGCGCTTACTTTGAAACTTATAATTTTCCCATCTCCATAACTCGATGCTCGAACAATTACGGACCATATCAATTTCCTGAGAAACTAATCCCGCTAATGTTTATAAAAATATCTGCAGGCGAACAGCTCCCTATTTACGGAGATGGAACTAACATTCGCGACTGGATTTATGTGGATGATCACTGTACAGGAGTTGAGTTGACACTACTTAACGGCCACCCTGGTCGGGCATACAATTTCGGCGGAGCGGCTGAAAAAACAAACCTTGAACTGGTGCGCGAACTTTTAACCATACTTGGAAAAGATGAATCGCTAATTACTTTTGTTAAGGACAGACCAGGACATGACCAACGGTATGCTATGGATTTCACCATGGCTCAAAATGAACTTGGATTCAGTCCAAGCGTTACTTTTACTGAAGGTATCCGTAAAACAATCAAGTGGTATCAAGATAATACTTTATGGCTAGAAGAAGTCAAAAGCGGTTCTTACCGAGACTTTATGGCCGAGTGGTATGGAGATCGAAAATGA
- the rfbD gene encoding dTDP-4-dehydrorhamnose reductase, translating to MIELKGKKAVILGGSTGLLGQSLTEALRKNNVIVIPLSRNDFDPLDEQSTTAFFEREEPDYIFNTIAYTMVDQAEEEQNQAHLLNTTLPVILGRIAKKHQAKLIHFSTDFVFDGKKDSPYTETDKTNPKSVYGTTKLDGEDKLLDIEYENILIIRTAWLFGPYKTNFVQKILNIAREKDFLSIVHDQTGSPTYTPDLSEYTIALLKAEANGIFNVVNSGKASWCELATEAINCAGINCLITPVPTSSYPTKAERPSYSVLDTSKFTEVTKITPRSWVQALRDYLYNDLQNDF from the coding sequence ATGATTGAATTAAAAGGCAAAAAAGCCGTCATACTAGGTGGTAGCACTGGACTTTTAGGGCAAAGTCTTACTGAAGCATTACGCAAAAATAATGTTATAGTAATCCCGCTTTCGCGAAATGATTTTGACCCATTAGATGAACAGTCAACAACTGCTTTCTTTGAACGAGAAGAACCGGATTACATATTCAACACAATTGCGTATACAATGGTAGATCAAGCGGAAGAAGAGCAAAACCAAGCTCACCTTCTTAATACAACTCTTCCGGTAATTCTAGGTAGAATAGCTAAAAAACACCAAGCTAAACTTATTCATTTCAGTACAGATTTTGTTTTTGATGGCAAAAAAGATTCCCCATATACCGAAACAGATAAAACAAATCCTAAATCAGTATATGGAACTACAAAACTTGACGGTGAAGATAAGCTCCTAGATATTGAATACGAAAATATACTGATAATTAGAACGGCTTGGCTGTTCGGACCGTACAAAACAAATTTTGTACAAAAAATACTTAATATTGCCCGTGAAAAAGATTTTTTGAGCATTGTTCATGATCAAACAGGTTCACCAACCTACACTCCAGATCTGTCAGAATACACGATCGCGCTACTAAAAGCCGAAGCCAACGGTATTTTTAACGTTGTAAATTCAGGAAAAGCCAGTTGGTGTGAACTTGCCACAGAAGCCATCAACTGTGCAGGTATAAACTGCCTCATAACTCCTGTACCAACAAGTTCCTACCCCACAAAAGCAGAAAGACCGTCCTATTCAGTTCTGGACACATCCAAATTCACCGAAGTAACAAAGATAACTCCCCGTTCATGGGTTCAGGCACTTCGCGACTATCTCTATAACGACCTACAAAATGATTTTTAA
- a CDS encoding 4Fe-4S binding protein codes for MNGSSSVAVNKPGAVEGFLPISALLSFKQLITNGIYDEVHPAGLTIFIAVLVMSLLLRKGFCGYLCPIGFVSNLLSKLGRKTKHIIKVTGKIEFVLLIPKYIAGAFFLNAVFFKMGPRATSSFIHSSFNYTGEARMLHFFTHLGLVSALVIASIVILCIFIPYFWCRFLCPYGALLGVISKLSPIAVKRNQDLCIKCGKCSKVCPGGIQVETKTIINSSECIGCTQCIGSCPVNDCLTLTDRLSRKRRPWATIAIGCVFILMLYYVTAVVTNHWDSPLPNEMLRRYYINM; via the coding sequence ATGAACGGCAGTTCCTCAGTTGCTGTAAATAAGCCGGGTGCAGTTGAAGGATTTTTACCTATTAGTGCCCTGCTTTCATTCAAACAGCTCATAACCAATGGAATATACGACGAAGTTCACCCCGCAGGTCTTACAATCTTTATTGCTGTACTTGTTATGTCACTACTTCTACGCAAAGGCTTTTGCGGATACCTTTGTCCAATCGGCTTCGTAAGCAATCTGCTAAGCAAACTAGGGCGAAAAACAAAGCATATAATCAAGGTTACAGGCAAAATTGAATTTGTTTTGTTAATCCCTAAATATATCGCCGGAGCTTTTTTTCTTAACGCAGTTTTTTTTAAAATGGGACCTCGAGCAACATCTTCATTTATTCATTCATCGTTTAATTATACGGGTGAAGCACGAATGCTCCATTTCTTCACCCATCTTGGATTGGTTTCAGCATTAGTCATAGCATCAATAGTCATACTATGTATTTTTATACCATATTTCTGGTGCCGTTTTTTATGTCCCTATGGGGCTCTGCTTGGTGTAATTTCCAAACTTTCCCCTATTGCTGTAAAACGCAATCAAGATCTGTGTATAAAATGCGGTAAATGCTCAAAAGTATGCCCAGGTGGAATTCAGGTAGAAACTAAAACAATTATCAACTCATCTGAATGCATAGGATGCACACAATGCATCGGGAGTTGCCCCGTAAATGATTGTTTAACTCTGACCGACCGCCTGAGCCGCAAACGACGTCCATGGGCTACAATTGCTATTGGGTGTGTATTCATCCTTATGCTTTATTATGTGACAGCAGTTGTAACTAACCATTGGGATTCTCCTTTGCCAAATGAAATGCTTCGCAGATACT